From the Micromonospora lupini genome, one window contains:
- a CDS encoding CsbD family protein — protein MSFTEKAKNKVEQMAGAAKERVGDMTDNERMRGDGASEQGDARAKQAGQNMKDAGRNAKDSFTK, from the coding sequence ATGAGCTTCACCGAGAAGGCAAAGAACAAGGTCGAGCAGATGGCCGGCGCCGCGAAGGAGCGGGTCGGTGACATGACCGACAACGAGCGGATGCGTGGCGATGGCGCCAGTGAGCAGGGTGACGCGCGCGCCAAGCAGGCCGGTCAGAACATGAAGGACGCGGGCCGCAACGCGAAGGACTCGTTCACGAAGTGA
- a CDS encoding histidine phosphatase family protein: MGELLLIRHGETTWSASLRHTSYTDLELTPDGERQARTLAAFLAGRRFVTVLTSPRSRALHTAQLAGLAVDAVDEDLSEWNYGEYEGRTTVDIHDDDPHWNIWTDGCPGGESPAQVGDRLDRVLARVTPLLDRGTVALVGHAHSLRVLGARWIGLPPSAGGRLRLDTATVSVLGHEHGRQVILRWNQPAPPAPGTATDSAPRH, from the coding sequence ATGGGAGAGCTCCTGCTGATCAGGCACGGCGAGACCACCTGGAGCGCCAGCCTGCGGCACACCTCGTACACCGACCTGGAGCTGACCCCCGACGGCGAGCGACAGGCCCGCACCCTCGCCGCGTTCCTGGCCGGCCGGCGGTTCGTCACCGTGCTGACCAGCCCCCGCTCCCGGGCGCTGCACACCGCGCAGCTCGCCGGGCTCGCCGTCGACGCGGTCGACGAGGATCTCAGCGAGTGGAACTACGGCGAGTACGAGGGCCGCACCACTGTCGACATCCACGACGACGATCCGCACTGGAACATCTGGACCGACGGCTGCCCCGGCGGGGAGTCACCCGCGCAGGTGGGCGACCGGCTCGACCGCGTGCTGGCCCGCGTCACCCCACTGCTCGACCGAGGCACCGTGGCGCTTGTCGGCCACGCCCACAGCCTGCGGGTGCTCGGCGCCCGCTGGATCGGGCTGCCCCCGTCCGCCGGGGGACGGCTGCGCCTGGACACCGCCACCGTCAGCGTGCTCGGTCACGAGCACGGCCGACAGGTCATCCTGCGGTGGAACCAGCCGGCTCCTCCGGCGCCCGGGACCGCGACCGACTCGGCGCCCCGGCACTGA
- a CDS encoding acyl-CoA dehydrogenase family protein: MTVDRILPTDEAHDLLDLATELADRELAPKAAGFEERAEFPREVLRTIGRAGLLGLPYPEEHGGAAQPYEVYLQVLEILASRWLAVAEAVSVHTLSCYPVAAFGTAEQRKLLPDMLGGELLGAYCLSEPQGGSDAAALSTRAVRDGDAYVVSGTKAWITHAQVADFYNVFCRTGGPGPKGISCLVADAGTAGIAPQAAERTMGLRSSPVAQIAFEEARVPADRLVGGEGAGFTIAMSALDSGRLGIAACAVGLAQAALDYAVGYARERQQFGRSIIDFQGLGFLLADAATQISAARALTLAAARLRDAGRPYSIEAAKAKLFATDMAMRVTTDAVQVLGGAGYVSDHPVERYMREAKVLQIVEGTNQIQRLVISRALANS, from the coding sequence ATGACTGTCGACCGGATCCTCCCCACCGACGAGGCCCACGACCTGCTGGACCTGGCCACCGAGCTGGCCGACCGCGAGCTGGCGCCGAAGGCCGCCGGCTTCGAGGAGCGCGCCGAGTTCCCCCGCGAGGTGCTGCGCACCATCGGCCGCGCCGGCCTGCTCGGCCTGCCCTACCCGGAGGAGCACGGCGGCGCGGCGCAGCCGTACGAGGTGTACCTGCAGGTGCTGGAGATCCTGGCCAGCCGGTGGCTCGCGGTCGCCGAGGCGGTAAGCGTGCACACCCTGAGCTGCTACCCGGTCGCCGCGTTCGGCACCGCCGAGCAGCGCAAACTCCTTCCGGACATGCTCGGCGGGGAGCTGCTCGGCGCGTACTGCCTCTCCGAGCCGCAGGGCGGCTCCGACGCGGCGGCGCTGAGCACCCGCGCGGTCCGCGACGGCGACGCGTACGTCGTCTCCGGCACCAAGGCGTGGATCACCCACGCCCAGGTGGCCGACTTCTACAACGTCTTCTGCCGGACCGGCGGGCCCGGCCCGAAGGGCATCTCCTGCCTGGTCGCCGACGCGGGCACCGCAGGCATCGCGCCGCAGGCCGCCGAGCGGACCATGGGACTGCGCTCCTCGCCGGTGGCGCAGATCGCCTTCGAGGAGGCGCGGGTGCCTGCCGACCGGCTGGTCGGCGGCGAGGGCGCGGGCTTCACCATCGCGATGTCCGCGCTGGACTCGGGCCGACTGGGCATCGCGGCGTGTGCGGTCGGGCTGGCCCAGGCCGCGCTCGACTACGCGGTCGGCTACGCCCGGGAGCGTCAGCAGTTCGGGCGGTCCATCATCGACTTCCAGGGACTCGGCTTCCTCCTCGCCGACGCGGCCACCCAGATCTCCGCCGCCCGCGCGTTGACGCTCGCGGCGGCCCGGCTGCGCGACGCCGGGCGGCCGTACTCGATCGAGGCGGCGAAGGCGAAGCTCTTCGCCACCGACATGGCGATGCGGGTGACCACCGACGCCGTCCAGGTGCTCGGCGGCGCGGGCTACGTCAGTGACCACCCGGTCGAGCGGTACATGCGGGAGGCGAAGGTGCTCCAGATCGTGGAGGGCACCAACCAGATCCAGCGATTGGTGATCTCCCGCGCGCTCGCCAACAGCTGA
- a CDS encoding Lrp/AsnC family transcriptional regulator gives MEEIDRAIVAALTADGRLSYTDLAEKVGLSVSAVHQRVRRLEQRGVLKGYAARVSFEALDLPLTAFVAIRPFDPSQPDDAPERLAHLPEIDSCYSVAGEDFYLLLVRVASPADLERVLQEIRTSANVTTRTTVVLSTPYENRPPKISAGAPSRSRSRAPEEPAGSTAG, from the coding sequence GTGGAGGAGATCGACCGCGCCATCGTCGCCGCGCTGACCGCTGACGGCCGTCTGTCGTACACCGACCTGGCCGAGAAGGTGGGGCTGTCGGTGTCCGCCGTGCACCAGCGGGTGCGCCGGCTGGAGCAACGCGGGGTGCTCAAGGGGTACGCCGCCCGGGTGTCGTTCGAGGCGCTGGACCTGCCGTTGACGGCGTTCGTGGCGATCCGGCCGTTCGACCCGTCGCAGCCGGACGACGCGCCGGAGCGGCTGGCCCACCTGCCGGAGATCGACTCGTGCTACTCGGTCGCGGGGGAGGACTTCTACCTGCTGCTGGTGCGGGTGGCCAGCCCGGCGGACCTGGAGCGGGTGCTCCAGGAGATCCGCACCTCGGCGAACGTGACCACCCGGACGACTGTGGTGCTGTCCACGCCGTACGAGAACCGTCCGCCGAAGATCAGTGCCGGGGCGCCGAGTCGGTCGCGGTCCCGGGCGCCGGAGGAGCCGGCTGGTTCCACCGCAGGATGA
- a CDS encoding YnfA family protein, with amino-acid sequence MTVLRSLVLFVLAALAEIGGAWLVWQGWREQRGLWWIAAGVVALGCYGFVATFQPDANFGRILAAYGGVFVAGSLGWAMVVDGFRPDRWDLAGAALCLLGVAVIMYAPRGGLEGQ; translated from the coding sequence GTGACAGTGCTCCGTTCCCTGGTGTTGTTCGTGCTGGCTGCCCTGGCCGAGATCGGTGGCGCCTGGCTGGTCTGGCAGGGGTGGCGGGAGCAGCGCGGACTGTGGTGGATCGCCGCCGGAGTGGTCGCGCTGGGCTGTTACGGCTTCGTGGCCACGTTCCAGCCGGACGCGAACTTCGGCCGGATCCTGGCCGCGTACGGCGGGGTGTTCGTGGCGGGCTCGTTGGGCTGGGCGATGGTGGTGGACGGCTTCCGGCCGGACCGCTGGGACCTCGCCGGCGCCGCGCTCTGCCTGCTGGGCGTCGCGGTCATCATGTACGCCCCGCGCGGAGGACTCGAGGGGCAGTGA